The region taattaaaatcacattgttcataattattaaagacaaagtgcactgtcaaaatgacaagaaattgCACAAACCTACCACCTTTATTTTTTGTGTTGACTTTTATGTATGAACTTGGACTTAACAAGTCTATTTTTTGGTCCTGCATTACCTTCCTTATTCCTGAATTTTCCTCCAATAcagattattatatttattattattataaacaacATTTTGGATGGGTGTCATTTTCTTTGGGAGGAGTCCCAAATAATTTGTTTGTGGTCTAATGTTTTGTACACCAAAATCTGGAGTTGTAATTTTTAATAATGATTAGAAAAATGTTTAGCTTTGTTagttgtatcatcatcatcattattattattatcattattatcattattattattattattattattattattattattgttattattattattattattattattaaattattattattcaatatcAGGCGATGGGCACTGCAATGTCACGACTGAACACCAATGAAAGATCTAGAAACGTTGTTAATGACACTGAAAGAGGCGTCGAAAACACTGCAGATGACGCAAATGGCGCTGCAGATAACAAGGAAAGAGCCACTAGCCATGACGTGGTTGATGACACCAATAACGATGCAAATCAAGGTGCTGGTGTTGAAACCACTGTCGATGACGCACATAGCGCTGCAGGTGACAAGGGACAGGCCACTTGCCATGACGTTGTTGCTGACATCCATAACGATGCAAATCAAGGTCCTGGCATCGAAAACACTGCAGATGACGCAAATAGCGCTGCAGGTAACAAGGAAGAAGCCACTAGCCATGACGTTGTTGATGACACCAATAACGATGCAACTCAAGGTGCTGACATTGACAACGCTGCAGATGACGCAAATAGCGCTGCAGGTAACAAGGAAGAAGCCACTAGCCATGACGTTGTTGATGACACCAATAACGATGCTGACAACGTTGACCCAACTGATAACGACAACTACTTTGGCAGTGTTGCAGATAATCACGATAACACTATTGATGTCGCCGATAGCATTCTTAATGACGCCAATAGCACGGCTAGTGGCGCCAGTAAGTTTGTAAACAACAATATCGATAATGATAAAGACAAACATAACTCCAATGACAGGTACGCCCGGGTATGGGATGACTGGTAGCGCCAATATTGCGGCAAAAATGACAACATCGCTACTGATAGTGAAAGCACCGATCACGGTCCCAGCCGTGTGCATGGTATGGCCATCGTACTGGATagtttgtaattcactccacttcaattatGCACGCATTTCCTTTCGAAACTTGAAAAACCCGCCCACAATGTAACTTTCTTTTATAGAAAATAAAcagctttaaagtaaaggtaaatatgaaaataattaaaaaaataacgtTTCTTTAACTTAAACAAGACCCGGGgtaataacactttgggtgttccattctacttcagtgccaatgaggttaagaaaatggaagTTATTCCAAATTTACCTTATATCGATTCTAAATTTAGATGTCTCGTGGACAAGCAATAAAATTGTgtatcgctgtaaaatgtgtcataaaatagAATGGTAAATGCCTATTACTAATTTGTTTTTCACACAAGGTTACTAATGCATATATACGTATCatttatataacattttaaaacagtttaaaaaagtTAAACCTGGTTTTAAAATATGGATTTTCTGCCCAATTACACTTttatttgactcaccctgtacaacaAATGAGTAAGTTTACATGTACATAAATTTGACACGATCTAGGGAAATAAAACTAATGTCGTTAAAATTGATAAGTTTCTCATACATTGATAACATGGAGTTGGCATCAAAAGTAGCAGGTTTGAAATACTGGTAaagggggtaaaataaaaatatgtttgacATTAGCATCATTTCACTTGATCATGTTACaaatgaaataatatttcaaCTACCAAGGTCATTGTGTCTGTAGCTGACCAGAAAAGTGTGTACATAATTCGTATTAATGTTGTCCTTTGATGTAAGTACtagtaaacggttccaaaaaaataagtccccctaagaatttttggtataatccaaaaacggcttgatcaattctcttgccaaacaaaagttgcactattggtttcagacctctttcacttggagaaaattaatcaaaaaggaaagtttctatatttttctttttattaaaataacttaattcgcGATCTATTGGTCAATGCCAAAGTCAAACAACTTGAAGGTAACGCCAATATCGAAACCGGATGCTTCAAGTGCAACAAAAAGTGCGTCGTATGCACCCATATCATGGAGGGTAAAAAATTCCAAAGCACTGTTACTCACGAGTCCTTCCCCATTACAGATCGTATCACTTGCCGCTCTTCTTGGATCATTTATTTGATTACATGTGCTAAATGCAACAAACAATATGTTGGTAAGACGTCTACCACCTTATATACCAGATTTAACAACACTCGCTATGATATCCGACTCTACGATACTCCTCGTGGTAAGAAAATTCCGATTGCACAGCACTTCAATTCCCCTAATCACAACATTGATCATGCTCAACTAATGGGTATTGAACAGATACATCACAAAACTGAACACATACTCAAAAGGGAGTCATTCTGTATATCAAAACTCAGATCCCTAAGACCACACGGCATCAACGCTGAGGAATAATATTCTTGTCTTATTTAACTTGCCATCCGAACTTTTTGCGTTGTTGGCACCTCATACCTTTCGCCAACTCTAAACTTGTTTTTACGCTGTTGGCGCGCTATAACTTTTGCCGACTCCAGAACTGTTTTTCCGCACATCATAATTCTTTTGTTGTTAATAACGATCTTCTTCCTTACACAAATTCAACGCACATCTCAACCTCACGGCAACTTACATGGACATTTCAGCATCATTAATTTAGCTTGGTATGTTATTATCATTTAGCTTTGCATGCTTTTGGTCCTAATATTTTCAGTAGTTTTCATCACTATCTTTGGATATGTGTTGGTATCGTCGAGTGCTTTTAAGGTCTGTAATTGTAATGTAGTAATTTTTGTAGTTTTAGAAGTATTATGTTTAGTTATACCACTTTATTTGTTTGTCTCTTTATATCTTAGATCTGAAGAAGAACATTATGTTCGAAAGCTAATTAACCTCGTATGATATTTCTGCTACGTTTCGACCTCATTAAATCTCTCACAAGTATACATATATTCCGATGGGGAATTTGCGGACAACAGATGGGGACGAGCGTAGCATAAATAATCGCAAAAATAACTTTGCTGCTAGTTTAATATGttcacatccatatcaaaaggatgcacttgtcggctgctacatgtgtctcatttcacataatagctaggaacgaataccagactcatctcaagtggagatcacttcaaatcatccccacgtCACATGGTTTAAGAATACAGAGAACACTCCTTAACCATGTGAAttcggggatgatttgaagtgacctctacttgagatgagtctgctatttattcctagctattatgtgaaatgagacacatgtagcagccgacaagtgcatcgttttgatatggatgtacacatatgttatCTATTTGCCAAAGCTTTTCGCCATCAAGGCTTCTTCAGGGCAAAactgaaacatgaaaaaaagatACAGGCAAAAAATCAACTAATGAAATGCTACATAATACGTTTCAAGCAAAATGCGAATAATTTGGCTAAATACGCCTATAATACGATTTTTGACATGCGTAATTGATCGGGATCAATCAACATTTTTTCCGCACTAATCATACCATCACAGGTAATAGAGATGTTGGTTTTGACTGGCCTACAATAAACCAACAAAAAAGAAACCTAGCATTACAAATTTACACATATAGTAACTGTACAATTTTAACGCTCATAATTATATTCAAAATTTATCATTTATGCATAATTATCTGTATACTTTTTTAAAAGGGTGAAATATAGTGCTCAATATTAGTAGGGTATTAAATCCTGCACAAGACCATATTGGCAAAATaattatgactaaatatcagGAAATCGAAACAGTTTAATTACACACTATTCTCATATAACTAGCCAAGGTGTTACTGCAAGAAATTGGGTGTTGTATTGCAGAACGACAGTATTGAAATAGATGTTGTTGCGATAAAGATGTGCGAAgtgcaattattatattatatttaagtaGTAACAAGTGTATGAATAATAGCTGATAATGACACATGTTGTGTTATATATTTATTGCATAAACTATTTATATGTATAATAGCAAGAGCTTGTAAATAAGACAAATTTATCAAATatgtttttataaaataaaagaaaagctTTAATGTAATGTGGTTATCCCATGATATATGTGAATGTttctaaaaaatgcaaaattatataaacataatATGAGTATGAATGGGGCAAAGTAAAGTTCAGAACTTaatttttgattttcaacatgGGTTTATTATTGACAATACATTCTCACCAAAAACAAATGTATTTTATTCTTATTCAACCTGGGTAAACCTTTCAATGCACTAGCACTTTTCTGTCAAGGTGCCCAGAAGAAAAAAaagtataataaattaataaagggGAAAATAGAAATTGATGCAATTAAATGTTAACATTACAACACTGGTAGGTGTTCTTGTATTATACAGGATGACCATCGAGCTATGtgaaacattttgaattgttaCAAAGTACCAGTGGCAGAAATAGCCAGGTagcttttattgtaattgtttcttGTAAAATCTttattaaaggagcatttcgtgatcctagcatcttctttttatgaaatttttcagtagatatcaacgaaaaaagcttattcccaaaatgtcagttgattccgattttgcgtttgtgagttatattacactgctccatagacaatgtgttgtaatttcgtgctggtataccagaacgaaattcaaatttcatgatatctttgctaaacgaatgaatctgcaagaaaattgttgtacataaacattatgtagccagaggtttggtCAAATTCTGGTGAGTATATTGCCTTAGTTAGGATTATGCAGTATGATCACTAGAGGGACATGAAAGCGAACACAAGAGCCATGTTatgattattaatttttaaagtaaaaagctAATACATATTTACACCATTTACTCATTAATTTTAGTTGGGTCTGAAACTCAGACACCACATTATACTCGTGCAAAATGATACCTAAAATTTTAAAGATGAAACATAAACACCTGCCAACAAATGATTACCCCCAGCCTTAATAACCATTAGTTTGGGAATGCAatcaaagcagaatttatttctgcgcattatgacacatcATTTGTTGCagtggtcccaatattgatgccgcagcgtacatttaaaaaaACGCAACATAAGATTTGAAACTTGCAGCACAATCCTCTTGCCTTGTAATAAAGTATCCAGTGGCGTATCCAGAGggccccccacacacccctacacaacaTCCCCAATCAGTGGCGGATGCCGAGCGAGCAGTCAGATGTGCCAATTTAAGgggattttggtactattattgtgttttagttttagtaaaaaatgtgcGAAAGTGAATGCCCAATTGATATTGTGTTCCCCCATCCCAACATGTGGTGGTGACATATGTCCCCtgtcccccgggattgacgcccatctATAAATTTAGACTTACGCCTCTCGGAAAGGGCAGCCAATCCAGATGGATAAAGAAGTGCACGTTTTCGCATCTCTTTTTGAATACCCGCAAACTTTGTATGTGCCGCCCACAAGTCACCCTACTTTTGTGTCAGTGCTGCCTTGCATGTGTCACTCTGTATGCCAATAGTACATGTAGTCATAAAGCGATGTGCTGCCCTTTGTAGATGACCAACAAGCGTTTTTTTCTCCTCCATCCCTCAATTTTACTCCTGATAGCTCCTGTTACAAGCCACCCTCCATTCATGTGCTGCCTCACTAGCCGCCCTCCTTGTATAGGTCACCCTGTAGGCATATTATAGTTATAACTTCTGTTGTACTTTTCACCCCTCTTCTCTCATGGCTACTACAAGCCACCATGCAGGTTTTCCTCTCTTCTTCCTATTTTTTTATGTGCTGCCCA is a window of Amphiura filiformis chromosome 2, Afil_fr2py, whole genome shotgun sequence DNA encoding:
- the LOC140146880 gene encoding uncharacterized protein, whose product is MLISVFCCMLIEALHLYRMIVLVFGIERNFRVAYIVISWGVPILMTTVTASIGREHLHDHERCWLTGQFIWAFIAPVIAILTINLVILVIIVCKTLGVAEADKQDGIHSIRIGLRSTVLLLPMVGVTWLIGLLGNTNINVAYVFDLLSALQGIYLVFVTCYVNSEVRNALKSEWRRRTGRVDHINAMGTAMSRLNTNERSRNVVNDTERGVENTADDANGAADNKERATSHDVVDDTNNDANQGAGVETTVDDAHSAAGDKGQATCHDVVADIHNDANQGPGIENTADDANSAAGNKEEATSHDVVDDTNNDATQGADIDNAADDANSAAGNKEEATSHDVVDDTNNDADNVDPTDNDNYFGSVADNHDNTIDVADSILNDANSTASGASKFVNNNIDNDKDKHNSNDRYARVWDDW